A stretch of Spirosoma oryzicola DNA encodes these proteins:
- the nuoK gene encoding NADH-quinone oxidoreductase subunit NuoK, whose amino-acid sequence MQPTQDVLIPEVIQQIPLTYYLILSTALFVIGIIGVLTRRNAIIIFMSIELMLNAVNLLLIAFSSYRSDSSGQVFVFFIMAVAAAEVSVGLAIIVMIYRNTRSIDVGLLNKLKW is encoded by the coding sequence ATGCAACCCACGCAGGACGTCCTCATTCCGGAAGTCATTCAGCAAATACCGCTCACGTATTACCTGATTCTCAGCACCGCGCTGTTCGTCATCGGCATCATTGGTGTACTGACCCGGCGCAACGCTATCATCATCTTTATGTCGATTGAGTTGATGCTCAACGCCGTCAACTTATTACTCATCGCATTCTCTTCCTATCGTTCTGACTCGTCGGGGCAGGTTTTCGTCTTTTTTATTATGGCTGTAGCGGCTGCCGAAGTATCGGTCGGTCTGGCTATAATTGTTATGATTTATCGAAATACCCGATCCATTGACGTTGGATTGCTTAATAAGTTGAAATGGTAA
- a CDS encoding 3'-5' exonuclease, translating to MTHQLVLKKPLAFFDLETTGVNVAKDRIIDICIIKALPNGEVATKTQRVNPGMPIPLESSLIHGIYDDDVKDAPPFKSVARTLAQFMDGCDLAGFNSNRFDVPVLVEEFLRANVEFDMKNRRMVDAQRIFHLMEPRNLSAAYKFYCNKELVGAHGAEADTIASLEVLNAQVQRYMGMVAKADSGQDVVFDNDVDMLHSLTANKNVDLAGRIVINEKGEEVFNFGKHKGLPVLEVLKKEPSFYDWMLKGEFPLDTKRRLTEIRLRMFSNGHAKK from the coding sequence ATGACGCATCAACTTGTACTCAAAAAACCGCTCGCTTTCTTTGACCTCGAAACGACTGGCGTAAACGTAGCGAAAGACCGTATTATTGACATTTGCATCATTAAGGCGTTACCAAATGGTGAAGTAGCTACTAAAACCCAGCGCGTTAACCCTGGGATGCCTATTCCGTTGGAGTCGAGCTTGATTCACGGCATTTATGACGATGATGTAAAGGATGCCCCTCCCTTTAAATCCGTCGCCCGCACATTAGCGCAGTTTATGGACGGTTGCGATCTGGCAGGATTCAACAGCAACCGGTTCGATGTTCCCGTACTGGTTGAGGAGTTCTTACGCGCTAATGTCGAATTTGACATGAAAAACCGTCGGATGGTCGATGCACAACGTATTTTTCATCTTATGGAGCCACGTAATCTGTCGGCGGCTTACAAATTCTACTGCAACAAAGAGTTAGTTGGTGCGCACGGGGCCGAAGCCGACACGATTGCGTCGCTGGAAGTGCTTAATGCGCAGGTGCAGCGTTACATGGGCATGGTCGCCAAAGCAGATAGCGGACAGGACGTTGTTTTTGACAACGATGTGGATATGCTTCACAGCCTGACCGCCAACAAAAATGTCGATTTAGCTGGCCGGATTGTTATCAACGAAAAAGGCGAAGAGGTTTTCAATTTTGGCAAACACAAAGGACTGCCTGTGCTGGAAGTATTGAAGAAAGAGCCTTCGTTCTACGATTGGATGTTGAAGGGCGAATTTCCACTCGATACCAAGCGGAGGCTAACGGAAATTCGGTTGAGAATGTTCAGCAACGGCCATGCGAAAAAGTAA
- a CDS encoding FAD-dependent oxidoreductase has protein sequence MIADYTEAAVCHVDDLADGQLKEVQVGDTDVLLARADGQFYALHPKCTHYQGPLAKGLLNGHRLVCPWHNACFDVRDGHRLEAPALNGLPTHEVRIENDQVFVRLTTNKESLENPMVTPDPTNGETYVIVGGGGAATFAAEGLREGGFTGKITVLTESQERPYDRPNCSKDYLQGEAPDEWMPLRTEEFYQDYGIDIRTNQRVASLDPTTKQIELASGETLTYDKALVCTGGQPNLLPDVDVNMQGVYTLRTLHDSQRLRELGQSGKRVVVVGSSFIGLEGAMSMHKLGCEVDVVSPEPVPFSKTLGEKIGRLMQGWHEKEGIRFHLGCKVAQVEGNDAVKAVLLDNGQRLPADLVLLGLGVHPKTDFLKSIPLEKDGGVKTDAYLKLADDLYAAGDIAHYPTPDGSERIEHWKVAGVQGYVAGLNMAGREQPYHEVPFFWTNQLGKRINYVGHADHFDDIIYDGDPQTDESFLAFYVQENQIKAAAGLKRDQDIIAIRELMQAGRMPSVDEVRQGVNWVDRLKEV, from the coding sequence ATGATCGCTGATTACACCGAAGCCGCCGTCTGTCACGTTGATGACCTTGCTGATGGTCAACTGAAAGAAGTTCAAGTGGGTGATACGGATGTGCTGCTAGCCCGCGCTGATGGCCAGTTTTACGCGCTTCATCCGAAATGCACGCACTATCAGGGTCCACTAGCAAAGGGACTACTCAACGGACACCGGCTCGTTTGTCCTTGGCATAATGCCTGCTTCGATGTTAGAGACGGGCATCGGTTAGAAGCACCAGCCCTCAACGGATTACCCACGCACGAGGTGCGAATCGAAAATGATCAGGTGTTTGTCCGCCTGACAACGAATAAGGAAAGTCTCGAAAATCCAATGGTTACGCCTGATCCCACGAATGGGGAAACCTATGTTATCGTGGGTGGAGGAGGAGCCGCGACCTTTGCTGCAGAAGGTTTGCGGGAAGGCGGATTTACGGGCAAAATTACGGTGCTTACTGAAAGCCAGGAAAGACCGTATGACCGGCCCAACTGTTCGAAAGACTATTTACAAGGGGAAGCGCCTGACGAGTGGATGCCACTTCGTACGGAAGAGTTCTATCAGGATTATGGCATCGACATCCGGACAAACCAGCGTGTTGCTTCGCTTGATCCTACTACAAAGCAAATCGAATTGGCTTCCGGCGAAACGCTGACCTACGATAAGGCTCTGGTCTGCACAGGGGGCCAGCCTAATTTGCTGCCGGATGTAGACGTCAATATGCAAGGCGTTTATACCCTCCGTACACTGCACGATAGCCAGCGTCTTCGCGAACTGGGACAGTCGGGAAAGCGCGTCGTTGTTGTGGGTAGCTCGTTCATTGGGTTGGAAGGAGCCATGAGTATGCACAAGCTAGGTTGCGAAGTAGACGTGGTTAGCCCGGAGCCTGTACCGTTTAGCAAAACACTAGGCGAGAAAATCGGTCGGCTGATGCAAGGCTGGCACGAAAAAGAAGGTATTCGCTTTCATTTGGGCTGTAAAGTAGCACAGGTAGAAGGCAACGATGCGGTCAAGGCAGTACTGCTGGATAATGGGCAGCGGCTTCCGGCTGATCTTGTCCTGTTGGGTTTAGGTGTACATCCAAAGACGGATTTCTTGAAAAGTATCCCACTCGAAAAAGACGGCGGGGTCAAAACGGACGCTTACCTCAAGCTGGCAGATGATCTTTATGCGGCTGGCGACATCGCTCACTATCCGACTCCAGACGGTAGCGAACGAATTGAACACTGGAAAGTTGCGGGCGTACAAGGCTATGTTGCTGGCTTGAACATGGCTGGTCGGGAGCAGCCTTACCACGAAGTTCCTTTTTTCTGGACCAATCAACTCGGCAAACGAATCAATTACGTTGGCCACGCCGATCATTTTGACGATATCATCTACGACGGTGATCCGCAAACTGATGAATCGTTTCTCGCCTTCTACGTACAGGAAAATCAAATTAAGGCAGCGGCTGGATTAAAGCGCGATCAGGATATTATTGCCATCCGGGAACTGATGCAAGCTGGTCGTATGCCATCGGTCGATGAGGTCCGGCAGGGTGTCAATTGGGTAGATCGGTTGAAAGAAGTCTAA
- a CDS encoding ExbD/TolR family protein, giving the protein MKLRRKNKFAAEVATSSLNDIMFFLLLFFLIISTVANPNVIKLMLPKASSSQQLSKKQVTLSVDDKKQYFIDKKPVDAASLETELKTIMAGIAEPTVVVRFDKSLTVQDLVDVLQTGAKLNIKMVMATSK; this is encoded by the coding sequence ATGAAACTTCGAAGAAAAAATAAATTTGCTGCCGAGGTCGCGACATCGTCGCTGAACGACATCATGTTTTTCCTGCTGTTGTTTTTCCTCATCATTTCGACGGTAGCAAATCCGAATGTTATCAAGCTGATGCTGCCCAAAGCGTCATCGTCGCAGCAGTTGAGCAAAAAACAGGTGACGTTGTCGGTCGATGATAAAAAGCAGTATTTCATCGATAAAAAGCCCGTTGATGCCGCTAGTCTGGAAACGGAGCTAAAAACAATCATGGCTGGCATTGCCGAGCCAACGGTTGTCGTACGGTTTGACAAATCGCTGACGGTCCAGGATCTGGTCGATGTGTTACAAACGGGTGCCAAGCTGAACATCAAAATGGTGATGGCAACGTCGAAATAA
- a CDS encoding MotA/TolQ/ExbB proton channel family protein produces MLLLQVPAVDTTAASLSATAAPQPQSLQLFDLVAKGGWVMIPIALLFFSALYLIFERYFVIRSQTKSDPNFVDNIRDMVAQGNIKSAESFAKNQRTAMGRVFEKAIGRIGSPIKEIESTIETVGQIELSRLERNMGYLGIIAGIAPMLGFIGTISGIIRIFYDISLSDNISVGIIAGGLYEKMITSGAGLIVGVISYTGYHLLNMMIERFTLQLEMNAFEFIEVLQKPTAEPARMR; encoded by the coding sequence ATGCTCTTGCTTCAGGTTCCGGCCGTTGACACCACGGCCGCGTCGTTGTCAGCCACGGCGGCCCCCCAACCACAAAGTTTACAGTTATTTGATCTGGTTGCCAAGGGCGGCTGGGTTATGATACCCATTGCGCTGCTGTTCTTTTCGGCGCTTTACCTGATTTTTGAACGCTATTTTGTGATTCGCTCCCAAACGAAAAGCGACCCGAACTTCGTCGATAATATTCGGGATATGGTAGCCCAGGGAAATATCAAATCGGCGGAGTCGTTTGCCAAGAATCAGCGCACCGCTATGGGACGCGTTTTCGAAAAAGCAATCGGTCGGATTGGTTCGCCAATCAAGGAAATCGAAAGCACGATTGAAACCGTTGGCCAGATCGAATTGTCACGGCTAGAGCGAAACATGGGCTATCTGGGTATTATTGCCGGTATCGCTCCGATGCTTGGCTTTATCGGGACCATCTCCGGGATTATTCGTATCTTCTATGACATCTCCTTATCGGACAACATCAGCGTTGGTATTATTGCGGGTGGTCTGTACGAGAAAATGATCACCTCCGGTGCCGGTCTGATTGTCGGGGTTATTTCGTACACGGGGTATCACCTGCTGAACATGATGATTGAGCGGTTCACGCTTCAACTGGAGATGAATGCATTTGAGTTTATCGAAGTTCTCCAGAAACCGACGGCTGAACCCGCTCGGATGCGATAG
- a CDS encoding zinc-dependent alcohol dehydrogenase family protein, which translates to MKSIIFEQTGKPGQILKATEVALPEPGPNEVRVKVIAAPINPSDIMFVQNLYGIRPQLPSGAGFEGVGVVDAVGEGVQIPTGTRVSFSGVGSWSEYALAHEKALVPIPDEISDDLGAQLFVNPFTAYAMVQDSGVPEGGWLLITAVGSAFGKLVIQLCQMRGIKTIGTVRRDDLDEELKALGLTEVINVETENLAARVKQITDGVGVACVLDAVGGHTATEALTCLAKAGTMIIYGLMSMQDPTINAGLLIFRELTIKGFWLTDWMRRVDSQTRQDVAQNVVRLLASGKIQLPVEASYPLDQITEATEHAERPGRRGKILIKP; encoded by the coding sequence ATGAAAAGCATCATTTTTGAGCAGACTGGCAAGCCCGGCCAAATCCTGAAAGCAACTGAAGTAGCACTGCCCGAGCCGGGTCCAAATGAAGTGCGCGTGAAGGTAATTGCCGCACCGATCAACCCGTCGGACATCATGTTTGTCCAGAATCTGTACGGTATTCGGCCACAGCTACCGTCGGGAGCTGGTTTCGAAGGCGTAGGTGTTGTCGATGCCGTCGGCGAGGGCGTTCAGATACCGACCGGCACCCGAGTGAGCTTTAGCGGTGTTGGCTCATGGTCGGAGTACGCGCTGGCGCACGAAAAAGCGCTGGTGCCCATTCCCGATGAGATTTCGGACGACCTAGGAGCGCAACTATTTGTCAATCCGTTTACGGCTTACGCAATGGTGCAGGATTCGGGTGTGCCGGAAGGTGGCTGGCTACTGATTACCGCTGTTGGATCGGCTTTCGGAAAATTGGTCATTCAGTTGTGCCAGATGCGGGGGATCAAGACCATTGGTACCGTTCGACGCGATGATCTTGATGAAGAATTGAAAGCATTGGGGTTAACCGAAGTTATCAATGTAGAAACCGAAAATTTAGCCGCTCGTGTTAAGCAAATTACCGATGGAGTTGGTGTCGCCTGCGTGCTGGATGCTGTGGGTGGACATACTGCTACCGAAGCCTTAACCTGTCTGGCCAAAGCAGGAACCATGATCATCTATGGATTGATGAGTATGCAGGACCCAACTATTAATGCCGGGCTGCTGATTTTTAGAGAATTAACGATTAAAGGATTCTGGCTTACGGACTGGATGCGCCGTGTTGACAGCCAGACCCGGCAGGATGTTGCTCAGAATGTAGTGCGGTTGTTGGCATCGGGAAAAATTCAGTTGCCCGTTGAAGCGTCTTACCCGCTTGATCAGATTACCGAAGCGACCGAACATGCCGAGCGACCAGGACGGCGGGGTAAAATTCTTATCAAACCTTGA
- a CDS encoding MIP/aquaporin family protein, with the protein MQTSPFIGELIGTAVLLFLGNGVVANVVLKQTKGESAGWIVITAGWAFAVTMGVFVAKSFGSVDAHLNPAVTVAFAVATNDYSHVVPYITAQLIGSFIGATLVWLHYSPHWAATPDPADKLACFGTGPAIRKPGANFLSEMLATLVLILGLAGISSKNLGELAIGVGPYLVGILVWSIGLSLGGTTGYAINPARDLGPRLAHAVLPIPSKGTSDWAYAWVPIVGPLVGAIIGGLFIRFFTL; encoded by the coding sequence ATGCAGACTTCTCCCTTTATCGGCGAATTAATCGGCACAGCCGTGCTACTTTTCTTAGGCAACGGTGTTGTTGCCAACGTTGTTCTCAAACAAACCAAGGGTGAATCTGCCGGCTGGATTGTTATCACAGCCGGGTGGGCCTTCGCGGTAACCATGGGCGTTTTTGTGGCGAAATCGTTTGGAAGCGTTGATGCACACCTGAATCCAGCAGTCACCGTAGCCTTTGCGGTTGCCACCAACGACTACAGTCACGTTGTTCCTTACATAACCGCACAGTTGATCGGTAGTTTTATCGGGGCAACGCTGGTCTGGCTGCATTATTCTCCCCACTGGGCGGCTACCCCCGATCCAGCAGACAAACTCGCTTGTTTTGGTACAGGACCTGCCATTCGGAAACCAGGTGCCAATTTTTTAAGCGAGATGTTAGCTACGCTTGTTCTTATCTTGGGTCTGGCCGGAATATCGTCTAAAAACCTGGGGGAACTCGCTATTGGTGTTGGACCGTATCTGGTTGGTATCCTGGTTTGGAGCATTGGGCTTTCGTTGGGTGGTACCACGGGGTACGCCATCAACCCTGCTCGTGATCTGGGCCCACGACTCGCGCATGCCGTATTACCAATCCCCAGTAAAGGCACTTCCGATTGGGCTTACGCCTGGGTACCCATCGTCGGGCCGCTGGTTGGCGCTATCATCGGTGGCTTGTTCATTCGTTTCTTCACGCTATAG
- a CDS encoding uridine kinase family protein, with the protein MATKPFIVGITGGSASGKTSVLKDILNAFTEDQICLISQDNYYRTLDFIPVDQNGVYNFDLPVTINHELFAEHLSLLHAGQTIEAKEYTFNNPNVIPRMLIYRPTPIIIVEGLFVFHFPDVATQLDLKVYITAKNSIKLDRRLSRDQAERGLTEELINYQWKHHVRPAYREFVKPHKDQADIVIPNNLHYQKGLEVLLAFLRTKVNS; encoded by the coding sequence ATGGCAACCAAACCGTTTATCGTCGGTATTACCGGCGGCAGTGCTTCAGGAAAAACATCCGTTCTAAAGGATATTCTTAATGCGTTTACCGAAGACCAGATTTGCCTGATTTCACAGGATAACTATTATCGAACGCTCGATTTTATTCCGGTTGATCAGAACGGCGTTTATAATTTCGATCTGCCCGTAACGATCAATCACGAACTGTTTGCAGAACATTTAAGTCTGCTGCACGCGGGGCAAACGATTGAAGCCAAAGAATACACGTTTAACAACCCGAACGTGATTCCCCGGATGCTGATCTACCGCCCTACACCGATTATTATTGTTGAAGGACTGTTTGTTTTTCACTTTCCCGACGTAGCTACTCAGCTCGATCTGAAAGTGTATATTACCGCAAAAAATAGCATCAAGCTCGACCGGCGGCTTAGCCGTGACCAGGCCGAGCGAGGTCTTACCGAGGAATTGATCAATTACCAGTGGAAACATCATGTACGTCCGGCTTACCGCGAGTTCGTAAAACCGCATAAGGACCAGGCAGACATTGTTATTCCCAATAACTTACACTACCAGAAAGGTTTAGAGGTTTTATTAGCCTTCCTGAGAACAAAAGTAAATTCATGA
- a CDS encoding ferredoxin--NADP reductase, protein MTDDILKLRVVRIQAETSDTKSIYLESVDGRSVPHRAGQFLTLILQHGESGPNSHEIRRSYSLSSTADEPLRLTIKRVQNGEISRMLLDTLRVGDILTSLPPAGRFTLDENLPGDVVLLGAGSGITPLFALVKQVLRTEPHRRVTLLYSSTHERSIIFRDELADLQRQFPDRFRLLYLLSNPSEDWNGLRGRLNNVMLERLLPTLIGKSNRETSHFFVCGPGDYMRMVQFTLVFSGFHADQIRRENFVVEPVVLTPPPIIAQDRTVLLRFRGREIEIQVPAYKSILQAALDEGIALPYSCRGGRCSTCVARCQSGSVHMTINDVLTERDLREGWVLTCTGYPESDDVVIEV, encoded by the coding sequence ATGACCGACGATATTCTTAAGCTTCGCGTTGTTCGCATCCAGGCAGAAACTTCTGACACTAAAAGTATTTACCTGGAATCTGTTGATGGCCGATCTGTTCCGCATCGTGCCGGACAATTTCTAACATTGATTCTGCAACACGGCGAGAGCGGCCCGAATTCGCATGAAATAAGAAGATCTTACTCGCTTAGTTCAACTGCCGACGAGCCGTTGCGATTGACGATCAAGCGCGTTCAGAACGGCGAAATTTCGCGAATGCTGCTTGATACCCTGCGTGTCGGAGACATACTAACGAGTTTACCACCCGCCGGACGATTTACACTGGATGAGAACTTGCCGGGGGATGTTGTGCTATTGGGGGCTGGGAGCGGTATTACGCCACTGTTTGCGCTGGTCAAGCAAGTTTTACGTACTGAACCGCATCGGCGCGTGACGTTGCTGTACAGCAGCACCCATGAACGAAGTATTATTTTTCGGGACGAACTAGCCGATCTTCAGCGTCAATTTCCCGATCGTTTTCGACTGTTGTATTTGTTGAGCAATCCGTCCGAGGATTGGAACGGTCTGCGCGGACGGCTCAATAATGTTATGCTCGAACGCTTGTTGCCGACCTTGATCGGTAAATCAAATCGAGAAACAAGCCATTTCTTCGTGTGCGGACCGGGCGATTACATGCGCATGGTGCAGTTTACACTCGTATTCAGTGGGTTTCACGCTGACCAGATTCGACGGGAGAATTTCGTTGTAGAACCTGTCGTGCTGACCCCACCACCCATCATCGCCCAGGATCGGACGGTGTTACTTCGGTTTCGGGGACGGGAAATCGAAATTCAGGTTCCTGCTTACAAATCCATTTTGCAGGCTGCGCTGGATGAAGGTATTGCTTTGCCCTACAGCTGCCGGGGAGGACGGTGCTCTACCTGCGTGGCTCGCTGTCAGTCGGGGAGCGTACACATGACGATCAACGACGTGCTTACTGAACGCGACCTGCGCGAAGGCTGGGTACTGACCTGCACTGGCTATCCCGAAAGCGATGACGTTGTGATTGAGGTATAA
- the nadA gene encoding quinolinate synthase NadA, with translation MEALLEEVQRVGYVNEPVADDIDLVAEIKRLKAEKNAVILAHYYVDGSIQDIADYIGDSLGLSQQAAATPADMIVFCGVHFMGETAKVLSPEKKVVIPDLNAGCSLADSAPADKFAAFKAQYPDHIVLSYINCSAEIKALSDIIVTSSNALQIVESLPKDQKIIFAPDANLGRFVARKTGRDMVLWDGACIVHIDISQEKLTKLRQQYPTAKFIAHPECQEHILSQADYVGSTTALLKYVVDSPEQTFIVGTEAGILHKMKQAVPHKKIIPAPASQNNTCACSECPYMKMNTLEKVYNAMLYEQPEIIVPEDVRVKAYESVARMLELSK, from the coding sequence ATGGAAGCGCTTTTGGAAGAAGTTCAGCGAGTTGGTTACGTAAACGAACCCGTTGCCGACGATATCGATTTGGTAGCCGAGATTAAGCGGCTGAAAGCAGAAAAAAACGCCGTTATCCTGGCGCATTATTACGTTGATGGCTCCATTCAGGATATTGCCGATTACATTGGCGATAGTCTTGGCCTGAGCCAGCAAGCTGCCGCCACCCCCGCCGATATGATTGTATTCTGCGGTGTGCATTTTATGGGTGAAACGGCGAAAGTGCTGTCCCCCGAAAAAAAGGTGGTTATACCCGATCTTAATGCCGGCTGTTCGCTTGCCGATTCAGCCCCGGCGGATAAGTTCGCGGCTTTCAAAGCGCAGTACCCCGATCATATTGTGTTGTCCTACATCAACTGCTCCGCTGAAATAAAAGCGCTGTCGGACATCATCGTCACTTCGTCAAACGCATTGCAAATTGTCGAGAGCCTGCCTAAAGATCAGAAAATCATCTTCGCCCCCGACGCGAACCTTGGCCGCTTTGTCGCCCGAAAAACAGGCCGGGATATGGTGCTTTGGGACGGTGCCTGCATTGTGCACATCGATATTTCGCAGGAGAAATTAACCAAACTTCGCCAGCAGTACCCTACCGCTAAGTTTATCGCTCACCCCGAATGCCAGGAACACATTTTGAGCCAGGCCGACTACGTGGGTTCGACAACGGCGCTGCTGAAGTACGTGGTTGATAGTCCGGAGCAGACGTTTATCGTAGGAACCGAGGCCGGTATTCTTCACAAGATGAAGCAGGCGGTTCCTCACAAGAAAATTATTCCGGCACCCGCCAGTCAAAACAATACGTGTGCCTGTTCCGAGTGTCCGTATATGAAGATGAACACGCTGGAAAAAGTGTACAATGCCATGCTGTACGAACAGCCGGAGATTATTGTTCCGGAAGACGTGCGCGTCAAAGCGTACGAGTCAGTGGCTCGAATGCTGGAATTGAGTAAGTAG
- the nadB gene encoding L-aspartate oxidase: MPHQFDFLVIGSGIAGLSYATKLAMHFENLERESNAPPVRIGVITKVQADETNTKYAQGGIAAVWSEADSFEKHIDDTMVAGDFLSDPHVVEIVIREAPNRIRELIDYGTRFDKEHGSDDYNLAKEGGHSDYRILHFKDITGAEIERALLEKAHSLKSIEIFTHYYAVELITRHQLGETVHRYDTDNKCFGAYVLNTQTGQVEQFLAKTTLLATGGIGNIYQNTTNPNIATGDGIAMAYRAKAVCKDMEFIQFHPTALYEPGKKPNFLISEAVRGFGGILRNKKGETFMENYDSRLSLAPRDIVARAIDSEMKKAGDPHVYLDVTHCDYEKFVEHFPTITAYCHDHLGLNLRKDFIPVVPAQHYLCGGIRVNEWGQTNIQFLYAVGECSCTGLHGANRLASNSLLEAVVFGHRAYQKTVELFDQAVLPENLPLWNDAGTTHPEELVLVTEMKKELESIMSNYVGIVRTNRRLKRAMDRLELIYLEHEELYRQSKVSAPICELRNMIEVAYLVIKMAMARRENRGLHFNLDNAKHDDSMS, encoded by the coding sequence ATGCCCCATCAATTCGATTTTCTTGTCATCGGCTCTGGTATCGCGGGCCTGAGTTACGCCACCAAGCTGGCGATGCACTTCGAGAACCTGGAACGTGAATCGAACGCACCGCCCGTCCGCATCGGTGTTATCACTAAAGTTCAGGCCGACGAAACCAATACGAAGTACGCCCAGGGAGGCATTGCCGCCGTCTGGTCAGAGGCCGACTCATTTGAGAAGCACATCGACGATACGATGGTGGCTGGCGATTTTCTGAGCGACCCTCATGTTGTTGAGATTGTTATCCGGGAAGCGCCCAATCGTATTCGCGAGCTGATCGATTACGGAACCCGGTTTGACAAAGAACACGGCAGCGACGACTACAATCTAGCCAAAGAAGGGGGTCATTCCGATTACCGAATTTTGCACTTCAAGGACATTACCGGGGCAGAGATTGAGCGGGCTTTGCTTGAAAAGGCTCATTCCTTGAAGTCTATTGAGATCTTCACGCACTACTACGCCGTTGAACTAATTACGCGGCACCAGCTTGGCGAGACGGTTCATCGATACGATACGGATAACAAGTGTTTTGGCGCGTATGTGCTGAATACACAGACGGGTCAGGTTGAACAGTTTCTCGCAAAAACAACCTTGCTGGCAACGGGTGGTATTGGCAATATCTACCAGAATACCACCAACCCCAACATCGCTACTGGCGATGGTATTGCGATGGCTTACCGGGCAAAAGCGGTATGCAAGGACATGGAATTCATCCAGTTTCACCCGACAGCGCTTTACGAACCCGGTAAGAAACCCAACTTTTTGATCTCCGAAGCCGTCCGGGGATTTGGCGGTATCCTGCGAAACAAGAAGGGCGAAACGTTCATGGAGAATTACGATTCGCGCCTATCGCTGGCCCCGCGCGATATCGTGGCGCGCGCCATCGACTCCGAGATGAAAAAAGCGGGTGATCCGCATGTGTATCTGGACGTGACGCATTGCGATTACGAAAAATTTGTCGAGCATTTTCCAACGATTACCGCTTACTGCCACGATCATCTCGGTCTTAATTTACGGAAAGATTTTATCCCCGTCGTTCCGGCGCAACACTACCTATGCGGGGGAATCCGGGTTAATGAGTGGGGCCAGACCAATATTCAGTTCCTGTACGCCGTCGGGGAATGTTCCTGCACAGGTCTTCACGGAGCCAATCGGTTAGCGTCCAACTCCCTACTCGAAGCCGTTGTGTTTGGGCATCGGGCTTATCAAAAAACCGTCGAGTTATTCGATCAGGCCGTTTTACCCGAAAACCTCCCCCTCTGGAATGACGCCGGTACGACCCACCCCGAAGAACTAGTTCTGGTTACAGAGATGAAAAAAGAACTGGAGTCGATTATGTCCAACTACGTCGGTATCGTACGAACGAATCGACGCTTGAAGCGGGCGATGGACCGGCTTGAGTTGATCTACCTCGAACATGAAGAGCTTTACCGCCAGTCGAAAGTATCTGCACCCATCTGCGAATTGCGCAACATGATCGAAGTCGCTTATTTGGTCATCAAAATGGCAATGGCCCGGCGCGAGAACCGAGGGCTCCATTTCAATCTGGACAATGCAAAACATGATGACTCAATGTCCTAG
- a CDS encoding LytR/AlgR family response regulator transcription factor, translated as MPATLRCIAIDDEPIALNVIKSHASKVPFLDLKRTFVNAIEALTFLKTEPIDLIFLDINMPDLTGLDFAQVVGNKSLVVFTTAYPEYALQGFELSALDYLLKPIAFGRFMQAANKAYERLSDDAKKSPYVFVKDGYDWVRINLDELQYVESEGNYLTFQEIGKKAVTRMTIGEAAEMLPGDQFMRVHKSYIVSLNRIEKIERHQLTIGKVQVPLSGSYRDELLERVK; from the coding sequence ATGCCTGCTACCCTCCGCTGTATCGCCATCGACGACGAGCCCATTGCGCTCAATGTGATTAAATCGCACGCTAGTAAAGTTCCTTTCCTTGACCTGAAACGCACGTTTGTCAACGCCATCGAAGCCCTGACCTTCCTGAAAACCGAACCGATTGATTTGATTTTTCTGGATATCAACATGCCGGATCTTACGGGGCTTGACTTCGCGCAGGTGGTCGGCAACAAGTCGCTGGTTGTATTTACTACGGCTTACCCTGAATACGCGTTGCAAGGGTTTGAGCTAAGTGCGCTGGACTATCTACTGAAACCCATTGCCTTTGGGCGCTTCATGCAGGCGGCAAACAAAGCCTACGAGCGCTTATCCGACGATGCTAAAAAATCTCCTTACGTTTTTGTAAAAGACGGCTACGACTGGGTACGGATCAACCTCGACGAACTGCAATACGTGGAGTCGGAAGGAAATTATCTAACCTTTCAGGAAATCGGCAAGAAAGCCGTTACGCGCATGACCATTGGTGAAGCCGCCGAGATGCTTCCGGGCGATCAGTTTATGCGCGTTCACAAGTCGTACATTGTTTCCCTCAACCGTATCGAGAAAATAGAACGGCACCAGCTTACCATCGGTAAAGTACAGGTGCCGTTGAGTGGGTCGTATCGCGATGAACTACTAGAACGTGTGAAGTAG